A single genomic interval of Gammaproteobacteria bacterium harbors:
- a CDS encoding DUF4124 domain-containing protein, with amino-acid sequence MTYLFTKLRPVLLLLAMSGIVLSFTQFAHAADMYTWVDSQGVKHYSDKPRENAVKLRESISTVMTEEERSPEQIAAEQKQAEQKEKCDISRKNVKSLDTYVSITRINDQGEKVVMTEEEMAAMRARELRYQSVYCDKDQADDDSENLESQNDEDAYYD; translated from the coding sequence ATGACTTATTTATTTACCAAGCTCCGCCCTGTTTTGTTGCTGCTGGCAATGAGTGGAATTGTCCTGAGTTTCACACAGTTTGCTCACGCCGCCGATATGTACACCTGGGTAGACAGTCAGGGAGTTAAGCATTATTCCGATAAGCCTCGCGAAAATGCGGTCAAACTCAGAGAATCTATTTCTACCGTCATGACTGAAGAAGAAAGATCACCGGAACAAATAGCGGCCGAGCAAAAACAGGCCGAACAAAAAGAAAAATGTGATATCTCGCGTAAAAACGTAAAATCTCTGGATACCTACGTCAGTATTACTCGCATTAATGACCAGGGTGAGAAGGTGGTGATGACAGAAGAGGAAATGGCCGCAATGCGTGCCAGAGAGTTACGCTACCAATCTGTGTATTGTGATAAAGATCAAGCTGATGATGATTCGGAAAATCTGGAATCACAAAACGATGAAGACGCTTATTACGATTAA
- a CDS encoding ammonium transporter has protein sequence MSADITSLSYALDTFYFLVSGALVMWMAAGFAMLEAGLVRAKNTAEILTKNVALFAIACVMFMVVGYNVMYPGDNVFNSILPKLGFFLGADNTVDAVNASGGDTYYSNMADFFFQVVFVATAMSIVSGAVAERMRLWSFLLFAVIFTAIIYPVQGYWNWGGGILTAEGSFGYFDYAGSGTVHLAGAVAALIGAKLVGARKEKYDKQGNVTPIPGANLPLATIGMFILWMGWFGFNGGSELKVSNIESANNVALVFVNTNMAAAGGLIAALLTARLLFGKADLTMALNGALAGLVAITASPGTPTPLLATGIGMVGGLIVVFSIVAFDKIKIDDPVGAISVHGVAGIWGILAVLLSNDDASLTGQLAGIALIIAWVAVSSFVVWKLIDAILGLRVSDEDEFNGVDISECGLEAYPEFCN, from the coding sequence ATGTCAGCAGATATCACTTCACTTAGTTACGCCCTGGATACGTTTTATTTTCTAGTCTCCGGTGCCCTGGTAATGTGGATGGCCGCAGGATTCGCCATGCTCGAGGCCGGTTTGGTACGGGCCAAAAATACCGCCGAGATTCTCACCAAAAACGTTGCCTTGTTTGCCATCGCCTGTGTGATGTTCATGGTTGTCGGCTATAACGTCATGTACCCGGGCGATAACGTGTTCAACAGTATTCTCCCGAAACTCGGATTTTTCCTGGGCGCTGATAATACAGTGGACGCGGTCAATGCGTCGGGCGGGGATACTTATTACTCCAATATGGCCGATTTCTTTTTCCAGGTTGTGTTCGTGGCGACCGCGATGTCAATTGTTTCCGGTGCTGTGGCTGAACGCATGAGGCTTTGGTCCTTCCTTTTGTTTGCGGTGATCTTCACCGCGATCATTTATCCGGTTCAGGGTTACTGGAACTGGGGCGGTGGAATCCTGACCGCGGAAGGTTCTTTCGGGTATTTTGATTACGCGGGTTCCGGTACTGTGCATTTGGCCGGTGCCGTGGCAGCACTGATCGGTGCCAAGCTGGTTGGAGCGCGTAAAGAAAAATACGACAAACAAGGAAATGTCACTCCGATACCTGGTGCAAACTTGCCCTTGGCAACCATCGGTATGTTTATTTTATGGATGGGCTGGTTTGGTTTTAATGGGGGCTCTGAATTAAAGGTGTCCAACATCGAAAGCGCCAATAATGTTGCCCTGGTATTTGTGAATACCAATATGGCGGCTGCAGGTGGTCTTATCGCTGCCCTGTTAACTGCAAGATTATTATTCGGCAAAGCTGACTTGACCATGGCCTTGAACGGGGCACTGGCCGGACTGGTGGCGATCACAGCTTCGCCGGGTACACCAACCCCGCTATTGGCAACAGGCATTGGAATGGTAGGTGGTCTGATCGTGGTTTTCTCGATTGTTGCCTTCGACAAGATCAAGATCGATGATCCGGTTGGAGCGATCTCGGTACACGGGGTTGCCGGTATTTGGGGAATTCTGGCTGTGCTCTTGAGTAATGATGATGCCAGTCTGACTGGACAGTTGGCCGGAATTGCATTGATCATCGCCTGGGTTGCCGTGAGCAGTTTTGTGGTCTGGAAACTCATTGACGCTATTCTTGGATTACGCGTAAGTGATGAAGATGAATTTAACGGTGTGGATATTTCCGAATGTGGACTGGAAGCTTATCCAGAGTTCTGCAACTAA
- a CDS encoding DNA-3-methyladenine glycosylase 2 family protein — MSQKAHAHFLEQSRKHHKRLHKVFKTYGPMRLYKRKQIDLASLLCRSIAGQQLSVKAAATIWGRFADKTGSTPLMTYLDNAREQDLRSCGLSRAKTKAMFAVAEAHRSGILDEQKLRLMSHPQRSLQLTSIWGVGQWTANMLNIFYFGEKDIWPDKDVAVRNNFLKLIGDNKNSILESEKFAPYRTYLALYMWRVANARPD; from the coding sequence GTGTCACAAAAAGCTCACGCGCATTTTCTTGAGCAATCGCGCAAACATCACAAACGCTTGCATAAGGTTTTTAAAACTTACGGGCCCATGCGTTTGTACAAACGAAAGCAAATTGATCTTGCATCTTTATTGTGCCGTTCAATAGCCGGGCAACAACTCTCGGTTAAGGCGGCGGCTACGATCTGGGGCCGCTTTGCCGATAAAACCGGAAGCACACCGTTAATGACCTATCTGGACAATGCCAGGGAGCAGGATTTACGCAGTTGCGGATTATCCCGCGCCAAGACCAAAGCCATGTTCGCGGTGGCCGAAGCACACCGATCCGGAATTCTTGATGAACAGAAATTACGGCTAATGTCCCACCCACAACGCTCTCTACAACTAACCTCGATCTGGGGTGTGGGTCAATGGACGGCCAATATGTTGAATATTTTTTATTTTGGTGAAAAGGATATCTGGCCGGATAAAGATGTGGCGGTAAGAAACAATTTTCTAAAACTTATTGGCGACAACAAGAACTCCATTTTGGAATCCGAAAAATTTGCCCCCTATCGAACCTACCTGGCTCTGTATATGTGGCGTGTGGCTAATGCCAGGCCTGATTAA
- a CDS encoding ATP-dependent protease (among the AAA+ ATPases, the YifB protease family belongs to the Helix 2 insert clade; unknown function): MMRLATIHSRANVGLHAPAVSVEVHLSAGLPKMSIVGLPEAAVKESKDRVRAAILNSKFDFPSSGRITINLAPADLPKEGGRFDLPIALGILAASRQINVQD, translated from the coding sequence ATGATGCGACTTGCAACCATTCACTCGCGCGCCAATGTTGGCCTGCACGCCCCCGCCGTTAGTGTTGAAGTACACCTTTCGGCCGGTCTTCCAAAAATGAGTATTGTCGGTTTACCCGAAGCGGCGGTGAAAGAAAGTAAAGATCGGGTGCGTGCCGCCATTTTGAATTCTAAATTTGATTTTCCCAGCTCCGGTCGCATCACGATTAATCTCGCCCCCGCCGACTTACCCAAAGAGGGTGGGCGCTTTGACCTGCCCATTGCTCTGGGCATACTCGCCGCCTCGCGTCAGATCAATGTGCAAGACAT
- a CDS encoding DUF4124 domain-containing protein: MSKSLYIQFVLAFFLAVIAGQAGFMHAGEVYTWVDKEGVQNYADVPEEDSELLKFSYTDKENEAEEQSPEESLKDKKQARQKKNCDNARRNLEALTEFDQITRIDADGNEEVLSEAEKIQQRKKEQRYLAVFCEEFDSEEPESEEYDYY, translated from the coding sequence ATGTCAAAATCACTTTATATACAATTCGTTTTAGCTTTCTTCCTCGCCGTAATTGCAGGCCAGGCCGGCTTTATGCATGCGGGTGAGGTGTATACCTGGGTGGATAAAGAAGGTGTGCAAAATTATGCCGATGTGCCGGAAGAGGATTCCGAGTTATTGAAATTCAGTTATACCGACAAGGAAAACGAGGCCGAAGAGCAATCACCAGAAGAATCCCTTAAAGACAAAAAACAGGCACGTCAAAAAAAGAATTGCGACAATGCCCGGCGTAATCTGGAAGCACTCACGGAATTTGACCAGATCACCCGGATTGATGCAGACGGCAACGAAGAGGTTTTGAGCGAAGCCGAAAAAATACAGCAGCGCAAAAAAGAACAACGCTATTTGGCCGTATTTTGTGAAGAGTTTGACAGTGAAGAGCCCGAATCCGAAGAGTATGATTATTACTAA
- a CDS encoding accessory factor UbiK family protein → MDPKFIDELSQRFYKNLPDNLKHLGEDLKRHFSNVLEKGLDKVDLVSRDEFEVQKLILEKCRKRIDELKAQISKEEE, encoded by the coding sequence ATGGATCCAAAATTTATTGATGAGCTTAGTCAACGCTTTTACAAAAACCTGCCAGACAATCTCAAGCATTTGGGTGAGGATCTCAAACGACACTTCTCCAATGTGCTGGAAAAGGGTTTGGATAAAGTCGATCTGGTCTCGCGTGACGAGTTTGAAGTACAAAAACTGATTCTGGAAAAATGCCGCAAGCGAATTGATGAACTAAAAGCCCAAATAAGCAAAGAAGAAGAATAG
- a CDS encoding P-II family nitrogen regulator, with the protein MKMLTAIIKPFKLDDVREALSELGVQGITVTEVKGFGRQKGHTELYRGAEYVVDFLPKMKIEVAIADDDLIERAIESIISTARTGKIGDGKIFVTDLQQAIRIRTGEQNADAL; encoded by the coding sequence ATGAAAATGTTAACTGCAATTATTAAACCCTTTAAACTCGATGATGTGCGAGAAGCTTTGTCCGAACTCGGTGTGCAGGGCATCACGGTTACCGAAGTAAAAGGTTTTGGAAGACAGAAAGGCCATACCGAATTGTATCGAGGCGCCGAGTATGTTGTGGACTTTTTGCCCAAAATGAAGATCGAAGTGGCTATTGCCGATGACGACCTGATCGAGCGGGCAATCGAGTCAATTATCTCTACCGCAAGAACCGGCAAGATCGGCGATGGAAAAATATTTGTAACAGATCTGCAACAGGCTATTCGGATCCGAACTGGCGAGCAAAATGCAGATGCGTTGTAG
- a CDS encoding helix-turn-helix domain-containing protein translates to MKSIGERMAYARKEKKLNQKDLATHLGVTRGSISQYENGIIEPSLENLDRTARFLDVSFEWLAFGRGLQDRSANTGNYEVLAKNDHRLVYLTDSERELVENYQKLSKKLQTSVSNIVEQMDSARKNSKK, encoded by the coding sequence ATGAAAAGCATTGGTGAGCGCATGGCCTATGCGCGTAAAGAGAAAAAGCTGAATCAAAAAGATTTAGCCACGCATCTCGGGGTAACCCGTGGCTCTATCAGCCAATACGAAAACGGGATCATCGAACCGAGTTTAGAAAATCTTGACCGTACAGCCCGGTTTCTTGACGTTAGCTTCGAGTGGCTGGCTTTTGGCCGCGGCCTGCAAGACCGAAGTGCAAACACGGGGAATTACGAAGTCTTGGCGAAAAATGACCATCGTTTGGTCTATTTGACGGACTCGGAACGTGAATTGGTTGAGAACTATCAGAAATTGTCTAAGAAGTTGCAAACTTCGGTCTCGAATATTGTTGAACAAATGGACAGCGCTCGCAAAAATTCGAAAAAATAA
- a CDS encoding histidine kinase produces MSSSSDNPSEPGEYQTTDGYFLPDLTRPQAVLGMLLSIELIVAALALMKYPVGSDEFLNFFGGLSFLMLWIGVVFALVISSIKNWLMPMKVIHSTIIQLVCLVAIVTLITYLAKVLMQRYLDYTDIAKLLETKSLQFYLNNILLSLMVGGLLLRYFYIAHQNEQRIKAVSAAQVQALQSRIRPHFLFNSLNSIASLITIDPVLAEQSVEDLSDLFRASLSDSSRKVSLKEELEIARLYQRIEQLRLGDRLQVNWSLGDLPLRQKVPVLIIQPLLENAIYHGIEPLTRGGAVDIQAEVLTHGMKKHISISILNPLDESINPEIIGSGRKHGNQIALKNIEQRLRLVYGDDASVTVTKTKSDYQVVLRFPFEKEY; encoded by the coding sequence ATGAGTAGTTCCTCCGACAATCCCTCAGAACCGGGCGAGTACCAGACTACCGATGGTTATTTTTTGCCGGACCTCACGCGTCCGCAAGCCGTCCTTGGCATGTTGTTGAGCATCGAGTTGATCGTTGCTGCTCTGGCCTTGATGAAATATCCCGTAGGTTCGGACGAATTCCTGAATTTTTTTGGTGGCCTGTCTTTTTTGATGTTGTGGATCGGAGTGGTTTTTGCACTGGTCATTAGCAGTATCAAAAACTGGTTAATGCCAATGAAAGTAATTCATTCAACCATTATTCAACTTGTTTGCCTGGTCGCCATTGTCACCTTGATCACCTATTTGGCAAAAGTATTAATGCAGCGCTATCTTGATTACACGGATATCGCCAAATTGCTGGAAACTAAAAGTCTGCAGTTCTACCTGAACAATATTTTGTTAAGTTTGATGGTGGGGGGATTGTTATTGCGATATTTCTACATCGCCCACCAAAACGAACAACGCATCAAAGCCGTGTCTGCGGCCCAGGTACAAGCCTTGCAATCTCGTATCCGTCCGCATTTTTTATTCAATTCACTAAATTCCATTGCATCATTGATCACCATCGATCCGGTTTTGGCTGAGCAGTCAGTGGAAGACCTTTCCGATCTGTTCCGTGCTAGTCTTTCAGACAGTTCGCGCAAAGTCAGTTTAAAAGAAGAACTCGAGATCGCCAGGCTCTATCAACGCATTGAGCAACTGCGCCTGGGCGATCGCTTGCAAGTAAACTGGAGTTTAGGTGACTTGCCATTGCGGCAAAAAGTCCCGGTCTTGATCATTCAACCCTTGTTAGAAAACGCTATATATCATGGCATTGAGCCATTGACCCGGGGTGGGGCTGTGGATATTCAGGCGGAGGTGCTCACGCACGGCATGAAAAAACACATTAGCATCAGTATCCTCAACCCTTTGGACGAAAGTATTAATCCCGAAATTATCGGGAGTGGACGCAAACACGGGAATCAGATTGCTTTAAAGAACATCGAACAACGCTTGCGACTGGTGTATGGTGATGACGCAAGTGTTACCGTGACCAAAACAAAAAGCGATTACCAAGTGGTATTACGTTTTCCATTTGAA